In one Cloacibacillus porcorum genomic region, the following are encoded:
- a CDS encoding HAD family hydrolase — MPNIIAVIWDFDKTLVDGYMQDPIFKEYGVDAESFWAEVNALPQMYLETQNVRVNPDTIYLSHFIHCVKRGIFPGLNNRKLYDFGRELNFYPGVPEIFDTINNLLRGEAKYEEYDIKVEQYIVSTGMTQVIRGSSVMPYVKNVWGCELIEEAGADGVPVISEVGYTIDNTTKTRALFEINKGVWLSDGRIEVNTNIPEEQRRVNFKNMIYIADGPSDVPAFSVVNKNGGATFAIYPRGNRKAFAQAEQLRMDGRVNMFAEADYRENTTAYMWITEKIKEMAEHIYGSEREKVFDNISAAPRHLS; from the coding sequence ATGCCCAACATCATCGCGGTGATATGGGATTTTGACAAGACGCTGGTAGACGGTTACATGCAGGACCCGATCTTTAAGGAATATGGGGTCGACGCGGAGAGTTTTTGGGCGGAGGTCAACGCTCTGCCGCAGATGTATCTGGAGACGCAGAATGTGCGTGTCAATCCCGACACCATCTACCTCAGCCACTTTATCCATTGTGTGAAGCGCGGGATCTTTCCGGGGCTAAACAACAGAAAACTATATGATTTTGGTCGTGAGCTGAATTTTTATCCCGGTGTGCCGGAGATATTCGATACGATAAACAACCTTCTGCGCGGCGAGGCCAAATACGAGGAATACGACATAAAGGTCGAGCAGTATATCGTCAGCACCGGCATGACGCAGGTCATCCGCGGTTCCTCCGTCATGCCCTACGTGAAAAACGTCTGGGGCTGCGAGCTCATCGAGGAGGCCGGCGCGGACGGCGTGCCGGTGATCAGCGAGGTCGGCTATACGATAGACAACACCACCAAGACGCGGGCGCTCTTCGAGATAAATAAGGGTGTCTGGCTCTCCGACGGGCGCATTGAGGTGAACACGAACATCCCCGAGGAGCAGCGGCGCGTGAACTTCAAAAATATGATCTACATCGCCGACGGCCCGAGCGACGTTCCCGCCTTCTCGGTCGTCAACAAAAACGGCGGCGCCACCTTCGCCATCTATCCGCGCGGCAACAGGAAGGCCTTTGCGCAGGCGGAACAGCTGCGTATGGACGGGCGCGTCAATATGTTCGCCGAGGCCGACTACCGCGAAAACACTACCGCCTATATGTGGATAACGGAGAAGATAAAGGAGATGGCCGAGCACATCTACGGCAGTGAGCGGGAAAAGGTCTTCGACAACATTTCCGCCGCGCCGCGTCATCTGTCGTAG
- the trhA gene encoding PAQR family membrane homeostasis protein TrhA — MKKDKREITSSLTHLAGALFALAGTIKLAYDAFGEEGAAAFVSVLVFGISMVVLYSTSSIYHWCCAVQARAAKFMQRLDHIAIFLLIAGTYTPICVITLGYPLGYIMLSLVWGVAAAGLLMKIFWMEAPVWLSCSLYVAMGWIAAFFIVPLVHALTPGALVWLVAGGLLYTAGAVIFGLERPRLSFSWFGPHELFHLFVMGGSLCHYITVSHYLA, encoded by the coding sequence ATGAAAAAAGATAAAAGGGAGATCACAAGCTCTCTCACACACCTCGCGGGGGCGCTCTTCGCGCTCGCGGGGACAATAAAGTTGGCTTACGACGCCTTCGGCGAAGAGGGCGCCGCCGCCTTCGTCTCCGTGCTCGTCTTTGGGATCAGTATGGTCGTGTTATATTCGACAAGCTCAATCTACCATTGGTGCTGCGCCGTTCAGGCGCGCGCGGCAAAATTCATGCAGCGGCTAGACCACATCGCGATCTTTTTGCTGATCGCGGGGACATACACGCCGATATGCGTGATCACTCTCGGCTATCCGCTCGGATATATCATGCTCTCTCTCGTCTGGGGCGTCGCCGCGGCGGGGCTGTTGATGAAGATATTCTGGATGGAGGCCCCCGTCTGGCTCTCCTGTTCGCTCTACGTGGCAATGGGCTGGATCGCGGCCTTTTTCATCGTACCGCTGGTACATGCGCTCACGCCGGGCGCTCTCGTCTGGCTCGTGGCAGGCGGACTTCTATACACAGCAGGAGCCGTCATCTTCGGGCTTGAGCGGCCGCGGCTCTCCTTCTCGTGGTTTGGACCGCACGAACTCTTCCATCTCTTCGTGATGGGCGGCTCTCTCTGCCACTATATTACGGTTTCCCATTATCTGGCCTAA
- a CDS encoding (deoxy)nucleoside triphosphate pyrophosphohydrolase, whose protein sequence is MKMTEVVAALIWDNDKFMICQRPAEKARGLLWEFVGGKVEPGETKEEALMRECREELGVAISVGGVFTEVEHRYPDICVHLTLFNAKIAEGVPRKLEHNDIRWIRREEIPLYDFCPADVEILQKLKNYRSI, encoded by the coding sequence ATGAAGATGACGGAAGTTGTAGCGGCGCTGATTTGGGACAATGATAAATTCATGATCTGCCAGCGTCCGGCGGAGAAGGCGCGCGGCCTGCTCTGGGAGTTTGTCGGCGGCAAGGTGGAACCTGGCGAGACGAAGGAGGAGGCTCTGATGCGCGAATGCCGCGAAGAGCTTGGCGTCGCTATCTCCGTGGGCGGCGTATTCACGGAGGTTGAACACCGATATCCCGACATCTGCGTTCACCTCACCCTCTTTAACGCGAAAATTGCGGAGGGCGTACCGCGTAAGCTTGAGCATAACGACATCCGCTGGATAAGGAGAGAGGAGATCCCCCTCTACGATTTCTGTCCCGCGGACGTGGAGATTTTACAAAAGCTGAAAAATTACCGCAGCATCTGA
- a CDS encoding EFR1 family ferrodoxin (N-terminal region resembles flavodoxins. C-terminal ferrodoxin region binds two 4Fe-4S clusters.), with amino-acid sequence MDIKNAVSVYFSPTDSTHRILSAITKELPWPVQELDITDYPADDGEYRLSADELLLAGVPVYGGRIPAAAAQRLKNLHGDGTPAVIVAVYGNRDYDDALLELRDLLEQRGFRVIAAAAFIAEHNIMHSVAAGRPDEQDFKAIEKFAQEVVKKLAKINKAAAAEPLALKGNLPYREYNGVPFKPSADNSCVKCGLCAAKCPVKAIPAETPENTDTEKCITCMRCIKVCPQGARSLNKLMLCAAEKLFALKNSKRKEPEIFI; translated from the coding sequence ATGGATATCAAAAATGCCGTATCGGTTTATTTCAGCCCCACAGATTCAACGCACAGGATATTGTCAGCAATCACCAAAGAACTGCCGTGGCCTGTTCAGGAGCTGGACATCACGGATTATCCGGCAGACGACGGAGAATACCGCCTCTCGGCGGATGAACTGCTGTTGGCCGGCGTGCCGGTCTACGGCGGACGCATACCCGCCGCAGCGGCACAGCGTTTGAAAAACCTCCACGGAGATGGGACTCCGGCGGTGATCGTCGCCGTCTACGGAAACCGCGACTATGACGACGCCCTGCTTGAGCTGCGGGATCTTCTCGAACAGCGTGGCTTTAGGGTCATCGCGGCGGCGGCCTTTATCGCCGAGCACAATATTATGCACTCCGTCGCGGCGGGACGCCCGGACGAACAGGATTTTAAGGCGATTGAAAAGTTTGCCCAAGAGGTAGTGAAGAAGCTTGCCAAAATCAACAAGGCCGCTGCCGCCGAACCGCTGGCACTGAAGGGGAATCTGCCCTACCGCGAATATAACGGCGTGCCCTTTAAGCCTTCGGCCGACAACAGTTGCGTTAAATGCGGCCTCTGCGCCGCCAAATGCCCCGTAAAGGCTATCCCGGCGGAAACTCCAGAGAATACCGATACGGAAAAATGTATCACCTGTATGCGCTGCATCAAGGTCTGTCCGCAGGGGGCGCGGTCTCTCAACAAGCTCATGCTCTGCGCGGCGGAAAAGCTCTTCGCGCTGAAGAACTCAAAGAGGAAAGAACCGGAAATTTTTATTTAG